In the Candidatus Hydrogenedentota bacterium genome, CGGCGATGCGGCCCTGGCCCATGGCGCTGATGACGGTGGCGGCGCCGGACACGATGTCGCCTGCGGCGAAGACGCCGCGGACGGAGGTCTCCATGGTGTCGGGGTTCACGACGATGGTCCCCCACTTGGAGGTCTCGAGGCCCTCCATGGTCTGGGGGATGAGGGGGTTGGGCTTGTTGCCGATGGCGATGATGACGGTGTCGGCGGGGATGCGGAACTCGGTCCCGGGCATCTCGACGGGCCTGCGGCGTCCGGAGGCGTCGGGCTCGCCGAGCTCCATGCGCAGGCACTCGATCTCGGTGACGCGGTGGCGGGCGTCGCCGTGGACGCGGATCGGGGCGGTGAGCATCTGGAACTTGACGCCCTCCTCGCCGGCGTGGTGGACCTCCTCGCCGCGGGCGGGCATCTGCTCCTTGGCGCGGCGGTAGACGATGGTGACGTCGGCGCCGAGACGCAGGGCGGTGCGGGCGGAGTCCATGGCGACGTTGCCGCCGCCGACGACGACGACGCGCTCGCGCTTGATGGGCGGCGTGTCGTAGCGGGGGAAGAGGTAGGCCTTCATGAGGTTGGACCGGGTGAGGTACTCGTTGGCGCTGTAGACGCCGACGAGGTTCTCGCCGGGGATGTTCATGAACGACGGCAGGCCGGCGCCGCTGCCCACGAAGACGGCGTCGTAGCCCTCGTCCTCCATGAGCTCCGGCACGGTGCTGTTGCGCCCGACGACGAAGTCCATGACGAAGGTGACGCCGAGCTTCTTTAGGAAGTCCACCTCGGACTTGACGATGGCCTTGGGCAGGCGGAACTCGGGGATGCCGTAGGTGAGCACGCCGCCGGGCTCGTGGAGGGCCTCGAAGATGGTGACGGCGTGCCCGAGCTTGATGAGGTCGCCCGCGACGGTGAGCCCGGCGGGTCCGGCGCCGACGATGGCGACCTTCTTCCCGGTGGGGGGCGGCAGTTCGGGGACTTCCATCTCGCTGTTGAGGCGCTCATAGTCCGCCACGAAGCGCTCAAGACGGCCGATGGCGACGGGCTCGCCCTTGACGCCGAGGATGCAGACCTTCTCGCACTGCTCCTCCTGGGGGCACACGCGGCCGCACACGGCGGGCAGCGAGTTCGTCTCCTTCAGCCTGTGCGCCGCCTCGATGAACTTCCCCTCCCTGATCAGGCCGACGAACCCGGGGATGTCGTTCTGGACGGGGCAGCCCTCCACGCAGCGGGGCTTCTTGCACTGGAGGCAGCGGCCGGCCTCCAGCATCGCCGTCTCGATGCTGTACCCGTGGGGCACCTCCTCGAAATTGTGCGCGCGGTCCTCCGGCGCCTGCTCCGGCATCGCCTGCCGCGGAACCTTCTTGCTTTCAGCCATGACTTTCGACCTCGTCCCTTGACCCGCGCGGGCGCGGGGTGTTGCGCTTTCAGGCGTGGCAGCCGCACCCGCCGGGGTGGCGGGGGTGCGCGCCGACCGACGCGGTGCGCCCCACGCTCTGGATTTCCGCCGCAGAATACGCGGACCGGCGGTCCTTCACCTCGGCCCAGTCGATCTGGTGGGCGTCGAAGAAGGGGCCGTCCACGCAGGCGAACTTGATCTGGTCGCCCACGGTGATGCGGCACGCGCCGCACATGCCGGTGCCGTCCACCATGATGGGGTTCAGCGAGGCCAGCGTGGGGATGCCGTAGGGCGCCGTCTCCTGCGCCGTGATCATCATCATGAAAGGGCATCCGACGGCGACCACCAGGTCCACCTTCTCGCCCGCGGCGAGGCGGTCCTTGAGCACGTCCGCCGCGTGGCCCTTGACGCCGTTCGACCCGTCCATGGTGGACTGGATGAACTCATCGGAGACCCGCTCCAGCTTGTCGCGGTGGTATTCCAGGTACCACGAGCGCGCCTCGGCGATGGAGACGACCCGGTTGCCCGCCTCCCGGAAGGCGCGGGCCGCGGGGTACATGGCCCCGATGCCGTAGCATCCGCCCAGCAGGACCACGGTGCCGTACTTGCGGATGTCGAGGGGGATGCCCAGCGGGCCGGTGACGTGGGCCAGGCACTCGCCCGGCTCCATGAGGCAGAGCTTGCGGCTGCTCTGGCCCTTTTCAAGCACCACGAAGGTGATGGTGCCCGCCTCGGCGTCCCAGTCGCACAGGGTGTAGGGCACGCGCTCCGAGAGGGCGTCGGCCATGACGATGGCAAACTGCCCGGCCAGGGCCTTGCGGGCCACCTCGGGCGCATGCACCACGATCTCGTGCGTGTTGGGGATCAGCTCGCGTTTCTCGACGATGCGGAAGCGGCCGTCGGCGGGGGCCTCGGGGGCCATGAAGGGCGCGCCGGGGGCCTTGACCGCCTCCGCGCGGACCACGCGGCAGGCCGGGTTGGCGGGCACTTCCTGAAGCCCCTCCACCAGGTCCTCGAGCAGGTGGTTGCGGAAGTAGCGGCGGCGCTTGGTGATGTCCAGCGCGGCGGGGGGTGCGGCCTCGCGGTTCATGTGGAAGAGCACGGGGCCGCAGTCCATCTCCTTGCGGATGGATTCGACACTTTCGTAGCCGAGGGCCTCGCCGCCCAGCGCCTGCGCAAGGTCGCGGATGATCCGCCACTCGGGCAGGGCCAGGCCGGGGGCGGCGCATCCCGCTCTCATCGGGCGGGGCGTGCCGTCCGCATCGGGCAGGCTGCCCTCGACCTCCGCGAGGACGGCGGCGGGGAACACGAAGTTCGCCTTCTCCTGAAGCGGGGAGGGGTAACAGTCCATGAGCACGAGGACTTCAAGGTCCGCGGCGGCCTCCGGCGGGAAGAACGAGCCGGTGGTGATGACGGCGCGCACGTCCCCGGGCAGGGTGACCTCGGCGCGGCCCCAGGCGTCCGGGACGGCGGTGATGAAATGGGGGGAACCCATCAGCTCGCGGGTGAAGCGCTCGAAGACCCGCCGGTCCTCCAGGGTGCTCGACGGGTCGCAGACGAAGGCAAACGTTTCGCCGCGGAAGTGGTCAAGGCGGGTGGCGGCCTGCTCCAGGGCCAGCTTCCAGTCCGACTGGCGGAGCACCGCGCCCACGCGCACATAGGGGAAGTGGAGGCGGTCCGGTCCCGCGAGGAACTCCGCCATGGCGAAGCGGCCCAGGACGCACAGCGGCACGCCGGGGTCCACGGCGCGCGCGCCGACCATCCGCCCGTTCACGGAGGACACGCTCATGGCGCAGCCCTGGTCGCAGAGGCCGCAGGTGGTGGCGGTGGAGGCGTCGGGGCGGCCGTACCACTTGGCGAAGCGGTCGGAGAGGGTGCCCGTCGGGCAGACGTCCACGCAGGCGCCGCAGAAATTGCAGCCCGCCTCCACGAGGGTCTGGTCGAAGGCCTGGCCGATGCGGGCGTTGCTGCCGCGGCCGACGAAGTCAATGACGGCGCGGCCCTGCTGCTCCTTGCAGACCCGCACGCAGCGGCCGCAGAGGATGCACAGGTTCAGGTCGCGGTCCATGAAGGGGTTGTCGCGCTCCAGGGGCCGCTGGTGGTAGATCGGCGGCACGGGCAGCTCGGCGAGCTCCAGCTCCTCCGCGAGGCCGCGCACCTCGCAGACGGGCTTGTTGTTGCAGGTGTGGCAGCCCGTGGTGCGTCCGGCCTTCTCCGGCTCGGGCCGGTAGGCCTCGCACTCCGCGCGCCGCCCGCAGAGCAGGCAGGCGTTCGGGTGCTCGAGCATCATGAGCCCGAGGACGTTGCGCCGCAGCTTTTTCAGCTCTGGGCCCTGCGTTCGGACGACCATGCCCTCCGCCGCCGGGGTGGTGCAGGAGGGCGGGTAGCCGCGCATGCCCTCGATCTCGACGACGCACATGCGGCAGCCGCCGTAGGGGGCCAGCCCCTCGTTGGCGCAGAGGTGCGGAATCTCGATCCCGTTGCGCAGGGCGCAGTCCAGCAGGGTTTCCCCGTCCCGCGCCTCGATGTCTCTTCCGTCAATGCTCAGTTTCACGGCTGGTGATCCTCAACCTTTCCCCGGCTGCGCCGGCACGCCCGGGTCCTTCCGCTCCGTACGCGGCTCCACGCGCCGCCGTTCCCCGCTGGTGCGGTAGATGGCCGCGTTGGCGGGGGCGCAGGCGGCCAGGCAGGAGCTGCAGTGGATGCACGCGTTCTGGTCAATGAAATGCGGCGACTTGGTCTCGCCGTGGATGGCGTCGGCGGGGCAGGCCCGCACGCACAGGCCACAGCCGATGCACCGCGCCGGGTCAATCTGGTACCAGACCAGGGGCGGGCAGGTGAAGGCGCGGCATTCTTTCGCGTGGATGTGCTCCTCGTACTCGTGGCGGAAATAACGCAGCGTGGTCTGGACGGGGTTCGGCGCGGTCTGGCCGAGGCCGCAGAGGGAGCCCTGCTTCACCGTCGCGGCGATCTCCTCCAGCGTCTCCAGATCCTTCGGCGTGCCGTTGCCCGCCACGATGCGCTCGAGGATGCCGAGCATGGCGCGGGTGCCCACGCGGCAGGGCACGCACTTGCCGCACGACTCCGCCTGGGTGAACCCGAGGAAGAAGCGGGCGATGTCCACCATGCAGCTGTCCTCGTCGAGCACGATCATTCCGCCGGAGCCCATGATGGTGCCCGCGGCGGTGAGGGACTCGTAGTCCACCGGCAGGTCCACCTTTTCGGCGGGGATGCAGCCGCCCGAGGGGCCGCCGGTCTGGACCGCCTTGAAGGTGCCGCCGTCGGCGATCCCGCCGCCGATGTCGAAGACGATCTGGCGCAGCGTGGTGCCCAGGGGCACCTCGACGAGGCCGGTGCGCGCGATCTTGCCCGCGAGGGCGAAGGTCTTGGTGCCCTTGCTCG is a window encoding:
- a CDS encoding sulfide/dihydroorotate dehydrogenase-like FAD/NAD-binding protein, encoding MKLSIDGRDIEARDGETLLDCALRNGIEIPHLCANEGLAPYGGCRMCVVEIEGMRGYPPSCTTPAAEGMVVRTQGPELKKLRRNVLGLMMLEHPNACLLCGRRAECEAYRPEPEKAGRTTGCHTCNNKPVCEVRGLAEELELAELPVPPIYHQRPLERDNPFMDRDLNLCILCGRCVRVCKEQQGRAVIDFVGRGSNARIGQAFDQTLVEAGCNFCGACVDVCPTGTLSDRFAKWYGRPDASTATTCGLCDQGCAMSVSSVNGRMVGARAVDPGVPLCVLGRFAMAEFLAGPDRLHFPYVRVGAVLRQSDWKLALEQAATRLDHFRGETFAFVCDPSSTLEDRRVFERFTRELMGSPHFITAVPDAWGRAEVTLPGDVRAVITTGSFFPPEAAADLEVLVLMDCYPSPLQEKANFVFPAAVLAEVEGSLPDADGTPRPMRAGCAAPGLALPEWRIIRDLAQALGGEALGYESVESIRKEMDCGPVLFHMNREAAPPAALDITKRRRYFRNHLLEDLVEGLQEVPANPACRVVRAEAVKAPGAPFMAPEAPADGRFRIVEKRELIPNTHEIVVHAPEVARKALAGQFAIVMADALSERVPYTLCDWDAEAGTITFVVLEKGQSSRKLCLMEPGECLAHVTGPLGIPLDIRKYGTVVLLGGCYGIGAMYPAARAFREAGNRVVSIAEARSWYLEYHRDKLERVSDEFIQSTMDGSNGVKGHAADVLKDRLAAGEKVDLVVAVGCPFMMMITAQETAPYGIPTLASLNPIMVDGTGMCGACRITVGDQIKFACVDGPFFDAHQIDWAEVKDRRSAYSAAEIQSVGRTASVGAHPRHPGGCGCHA
- the gltA gene encoding NADPH-dependent glutamate synthase; its protein translation is MAESKKVPRQAMPEQAPEDRAHNFEEVPHGYSIETAMLEAGRCLQCKKPRCVEGCPVQNDIPGFVGLIREGKFIEAAHRLKETNSLPAVCGRVCPQEEQCEKVCILGVKGEPVAIGRLERFVADYERLNSEMEVPELPPPTGKKVAIVGAGPAGLTVAGDLIKLGHAVTIFEALHEPGGVLTYGIPEFRLPKAIVKSEVDFLKKLGVTFVMDFVVGRNSTVPELMEDEGYDAVFVGSGAGLPSFMNIPGENLVGVYSANEYLTRSNLMKAYLFPRYDTPPIKRERVVVVGGGNVAMDSARTALRLGADVTIVYRRAKEQMPARGEEVHHAGEEGVKFQMLTAPIRVHGDARHRVTEIECLRMELGEPDASGRRRPVEMPGTEFRIPADTVIIAIGNKPNPLIPQTMEGLETSKWGTIVVNPDTMETSVRGVFAAGDIVSGAATVISAMGQGRIAAANIHRFLTGENAPGAS